The stretch of DNA GTCGGTAGTTTCGCGATTAAAAGCTGTCCAGACTCCTACTCCAAAATTTTCTGCTCTCTTGTTAGCTTCTTTTAAGCTATTATAAGTTGTATTAAATCTTTCACTTCCTATTTCTTGTTCAATACATGCTAATTTGGCCTCGGAAAAAGTAATGGCAGGAAAACCAGGGAAAAGTGCAAACATTATTGAATAATACCTTCCGGTTCTATTGGGATCATTAAGCTTTTCAACTATTGGCACTTTTTTGCCATCTTGTATTATATGCTCTTCACCCTCTCTACCCCATACAAGAAGCTCCAGGAATTCTTCACTTGCCAGGGCTTCTAGGACTCTCCACGCCCTGTCAGGATAACTGCATTTGCTGCTTATATAGACGCCCTGACTCTTTATTAGGCATGGCATGCCAAGCCTATCAAATAAGGCATAATTGGGGTCTTTCAATACAGCGGGATACTTCTTTAAAGGTGGCACGTAAGCAATCTCACAACCTTCTATTCTCGGGCTAAGATAGTTAGCCCAGGCCATTATCTGGTCAGCACCATCTGTGATCATTGCAACATTGTTGTTTTCCAATCTTTGAACTTTCTTATCCAGGGTATTTACAGCATATTCCTGGTCAAGTATACCTTCTTTATAAAGCTGTCTCCATAGTAAAAGTGCTTCTCTGTATTCAGGAAGCGTAAAGCACCAGGTTACATTACCTTTTTCCACTCTTCTGGCCTCAGGGTATTGAATACCATAGAACAGCCACATAGTAGCAGTTCCGGCTCCAAATCCACCAACCCCTGTTAGAGGGATACATCCTGGAATCTCTTTTTTAATTATTCTAAAAAATTCTACCCATTCCTCTACGGATTCTGGCCACTTGCCATTATAGTATTTTTTAAGCAAATCTACCCTGGCAATATTTCCATACCCTGAAGGCGACTTGTATGCCATAGGTATACAATAATTTTTCCCGTCACTGGCTTTATTGAGTTCCATCATTTGCTCTGTAATAACTTTTTTCATTATTGGTGAATTATTATAGTATGGCCTCAATTCAATAAACGCTCCCGCTACTGCAGCTTCCTCAACTTCCTTCCATATATAAGAAGAGACAATATCCGATATATTACCGGAAGAAAGCATAAGGTTAAGTTTTGTAGAGAAATCAGAATAATTTGGCACTTCAATCTGTAAATCCACATTAGCATAATCTTCAAGAAACTTGACAAATTCGTTGTTATTAATATCTACTGTCTGAGGAATTCCAACGCCATAGTCGCTGGTAAAAAAAGTAAGCTTTACCCTTTCTTCTTTAGTTGTTGCATCTTCCGTACCTTTTTCCTTCTGTGATACCTTTACCGTACTGCAGCCTATTGCCATAGTAAGGTTTAGTATCAGCACAAATGATAGTAATAAAGCAACCTTTTTAATGTTTTTCATTGTTAATACCACTCCTTTTCTTTTTTATAATGAGCTATATTATTCTTTCTTTTCCTTATAATTGTGTATCACTGTGATCTTATTTTCATAAAATAATATAGCTTTAGTTAACCATGTAAATATTGGTTTTTGAAGTATTCAATATTCTTGATTTTCAAGACATCAATGTTTATTAAATAAAACAAATATTCATCACGCTGCAAATTTAACATTTATTCTTTGCATTTAGTTTTTATTATTATCATAGTCATTGATGGCACTTGCTATGGAGGTCAGGTTTTCCTTTATTTTAAATTTAGGAATATCCTCAGTAACACCCAGAATAAAGTTATTTCCCGGGGCTGCCTCCTTCAGAATAGCCATGGTTTTATTATAAATCTCCTCTGCTGATTCCAATTGCCAGGAACTCGGCCAGTTCAACCATAATGTCTTATCAGGCCATACTTTTCTGGCTTCAGCAACAGATGGGCTTATACCCGGATCATAAGCTTCTATGTAGTCCAGGGCAGTCTCTGCCACTGCATTCATTATCAATGTGTTATCGCCGTCAAGATGGCAGCCTATTAGTTTGCCTTTCTTATGCAGTATTTCAGCAGCTTCATTGTAGTGAGGTACAAAGTATTTCTTAAAGTTTTCCTCCCCTATAACCATAGGTATGACATTACCTCCATAATTGCAAAATTCCAAGGGACCCTCTGCCACTATGGGATATATTTTTCTGGCAACATCAACCAGAGCATCATACAGTTTCATAATCTCGTCCCTATTGTCCATCCATTCAATGCAGTATCTGTCAATTCCCATATAGTCGGATATAAGGGCCTGCAAAGGCTCAAGCGGTAGATTATCCCGAACTACATAGTCTTCTCCCAGCCTTTCTTGCAGATTGCATACAGCATCATAGTTTGGGACAACAACAGAATCCTTTATAAAAAATAGTAATGCTTTATAATCTTCGGGTGACTTGAACATT from Bacillota bacterium encodes:
- a CDS encoding extracellular solute-binding protein, with translation MKNIKKVALLLSFVLILNLTMAIGCSTVKVSQKEKGTEDATTKEERVKLTFFTSDYGVGIPQTVDINNNEFVKFLEDYANVDLQIEVPNYSDFSTKLNLMLSSGNISDIVSSYIWKEVEEAAVAGAFIELRPYYNNSPIMKKVITEQMMELNKASDGKNYCIPMAYKSPSGYGNIARVDLLKKYYNGKWPESVEEWVEFFRIIKKEIPGCIPLTGVGGFGAGTATMWLFYGIQYPEARRVEKGNVTWCFTLPEYREALLLWRQLYKEGILDQEYAVNTLDKKVQRLENNNVAMITDGADQIMAWANYLSPRIEGCEIAYVPPLKKYPAVLKDPNYALFDRLGMPCLIKSQGVYISSKCSYPDRAWRVLEALASEEFLELLVWGREGEEHIIQDGKKVPIVEKLNDPNRTGRYYSIMFALFPGFPAITFSEAKLACIEQEIGSERFNTTYNSLKEANKRAENFGVGVWTAFNRETTDEQKEIDNLDVESSKFIASVVSNVVMGKMSIEEYDEKVKEYKTKYGDRLSEYYTRKLREQKDELIKRGVKFDLGY